Within the Periplaneta americana isolate PAMFEO1 chromosome 6, P.americana_PAMFEO1_priV1, whole genome shotgun sequence genome, the region aaacttagacgaccccagctcagaggaaagaagtcacGTCAACATGCTCTcaatgtttatgttatgcagcTGACTGCGTCTAATGATTGAATTGCTTATAACAGCAttgccaaacatagacggcctcagcccTAGTAGAGAGGTCAACTTATCTTGCCGCAAATGTTTAGGTGTACTGTCCAACGATAGGTTCGTGATACCTCAGAGGTATTGCAAGAATGATGTAATGGGCTGATAAGAGTCTTCTTGCAAGAGACAACTATTAActtctctgtaaaaaaaaaaaaaatcgtatttgcCTCAGCCCAGCGActgggctaattcagagtcataatgtgacaactatgctctgattgaggttctagctgatatgtacctctattatcacacttgacgatatgtgtcagaggaagaacaatattgtttgtatgcatctgaagtctgactagtgtaacatgtagctaattggcgatgtatgcaatggaggggaaaaggaactggccatcctgccccattatctcctggcctagttgcctcataagtggtgctttttggtaccacttgtgagggTAAGACccgtcttcagacagttgactaaaaaaaagTGACAAAGTTGCATAACTAACAGACACGCACcctatgatttattatgttttgggtaaggcacgagttAGCAGAGTCatgtgagtgaggtcgtctaagcttggcgagaactTATACTCACCCATGTCACACAAGAAAGATGCTGGAATTGTCTGCCTCCATTATCCACATTTCTGGCATCTGTTTAGGACATTTGTTAGGGTTAATTTTCTAGGCATTGTCCAATGTCATCAAGAGTTTTTTCTGTGAGCACTGTATGTTGCCTTCTTCGCCTTTTATCTTGAACACTTTCCATTTCCtaaaatttattaactaatttatgaATCATATCACGACTTGAAACTCGATCACCTGGCAATATTATCACCTGACAGAGAGCTGTTTCTGTATGGACATATGAATCATAAATAAACACCCAATGTGGAatgaaataattaggcctattatttgttatttattcttaGCAGACTGTACACGTATAGTTGGTTGCACCGTTCAAACAGTACGTGTCATGTGAGAGTCAGGTCAAAACCAGTCAACCCCTCCTACCCCCTTCTCCATCGGGGGCCGTAGGCATTGCCTTATCGGCTGAGGCAGTTTCTGCTGCAACTCTGGTCAGAAGATAATTGGATGACCCAGTAATAGCTAGGTTCTAGTTCATGTGCATACGGTAAACTAAATGTGTACTGTGTTGTCGCACCTGTTTTCACATTCCTCGCAGAACAGagaacaaaaatacatttttatattctatatAGCGATATTTTAAATCGTCCACTTTCAATCTTTAAGATCTTAATGGTTGTAAActcgaattaaaaataaaatatacttacagTTTGTTTCCTGATATGTAGGTGACTTGAAGCTTGAAGCCATTTTTGACCTTTCAGGttgaagtaaaattgtaaaaaaaatccaaGATAAAAGTCCACATAAGGCATAAAAAGTCTGCATAAATAAATTACCACTGCAAAATGTCCACTGATGttcaattttgtcaaaatatcCATATTTAATTTGCCCACACTATCTGTACACTTTCAGAATACACTTACTACAGCATAGAGAAACCATGGTAATAATATACAATTGCACGAAGATTCGAGCATTGTTagcattgtattgtaattgtgttGCTAAGAAATTGACATCCGTCAGAATCATTTTTCGTATACTcccacacaaataaataaaattttggtaATGCTGTACAGTTGCGCAAAGTTATGAGAGCATTTTGTTGTACTTTCATTGACCAAGTATAGAAGGTTATAGCAGTTATGGTTTATCTATAACGCGACAAATTAAAGACTATAGACCTTCTGGACACTGAGATGTAGGATGCTCACTAGAAGATGAGCAGATGACTTTATTCCTATGTGAGCGAAACGGATCTTTGAATCCaccatgaagatgataatgttttCAAAATGGGATGTTTGTGCACTCGCCTTTTGCATTGGAAAATTTGATCTTGAATTGTTCTTGAAGTTATGCTGGGCTTGATCACttaaaggggttaggtatagcttacagcagtaaaatttttggaaatattcaacatttttttcctccattactatatcttgtacagtaatgaaaattggtacgtgtaaaacactgtcctgctatataaaaaaaaaatatttttacgatttaaaaaaagtatttacactttttttttaaattcagttcagtgtgcagtgatgaagcgtttcccacacaactaaaaaactatccaacattctgtgatgaaattttttgtgtgtatttatgcatgtcatatctacaatacaaTGCAAGGTCATGagacctttgatagattgtctgataaaaaataaattaattgaaagaaaatggtcaaatatcagtattttcttttaacacaaaataaaaaaaaaattattaagtaatgtagttgaaagagtatgatattgtaaacatgagtttcagcaataaaatataaggcagagaacatgaaaaagttaacaagtttatgagttatgagggaaacgcttcatcactgtgcAGTAAACTgccaatattttgaattaaaaaaaatatatatatatatatatatatatatatatttttttttcttatagcagaaggacagtgttttacacataccaatttttattattgtacaagatacagtaatgaaggaaagaaatgatgaatatttccaaaaattttactgctgtaagctgtacttaaccccttaaaatAGTCCTCTAGGAAACATtacttaaattatgtttttgtatGGTCTCCCCTCAGTGATCTCGGTTTTGTGCTTGACTGTGGACCTTCAATAGTTATTTTTAGACACTGAACTTTTAGGCAGAAAAATTCTATCATTTGAAGTTGTAAAGTTAGAAGGCAACTATTGTTATCTTAAGAATTATTGTGGCAGCATCTTGTAGAAATAGAATGGAAACGTGTTGATCTAAAATCTCTGATCCACTGTCTTCTTTGCATGATGACACCAGTTAACGAGGTGAAAAAATTGCAAATGGTTGTTAGTTAAGCCAAGAGAAGTTAAGAAGAGCCACATTGACTTAGTTATGTGTATGATATTGGAAGTTAATGAAGTTTTTTTGTCTTGTATCCTTAAAGAATTCTTCTCTTCAAATAACCCCTAGCTGTCCCCATTAGGTCAGCTTTGATATATACTTTGATAATAGAGAAACTTATCCAAATCCAGGGTGTAAAAAAAATCAtgatttgtatttaaaaaaaatgatttttttaaaaatttaaatctgatttttttaaattaaatttttgcttATATAAATCATTTGAAATTTTTCTCAGGTTGGCGTGTGCTTCATTGTTTATGAAGTACGTAGGATGAATAATGAAGAATCAATCTACATGCtgttttttaacaataatttgaattggGATATGATATGTTACAACATATTTTTGAACCAGTTCTTCTGTTTTACAGCTGAATACAATAGAAGGAACTGTTTGTAGCATAACAGAACTTTGCAATTTGTTTGAGTCCTCGTTCTGTTTATTCACTTGTTCAGATGACAAAGGGACTAAACTGACTTCGCTTTCGCTCAGTGGATAGGTGATCCGTAACTAATGATCTCTTTTGTTTTGATACTGAAGGTACAACTACTGCACCTATCTCTAAATTTTGATTTTCATTGTCAGATATTGGAGTAGGCCTAttctaattttttctttatttatcttttttgctgttacatttttgaatatgtaatttcattgtagcaACTAAGTTAATTCCTGCATTTCTAAATCATACGattttcatttagcttttataccTTTTCCatttgaagtgaaaaaaaaaaaaaaactaaaaaaaaattttagttttctccaAACTGGATCAAGTTTTCGGTCtggattactcattttaagttaacagCAATGTTCTTGCTACCTTTTACAAGTAGAACTTAATACACTCAATAAAATGACTTCTCTTAGCATAGTTAGTTATTACTAGATGTTAAACTAAAAAATGacagaaaaactgaaaagaaaaaaaacagcaGTTTGAATTTGAACAATAATGAACTATAAGCATTATACAACTATAAGAAAGCaaactgattttaattatttacccaTTACGTATGTCATTAACATTATAGGGTGTATGTGTAAATTATTActtcagaaattaatattaaacataatttaactgatttttatcgtaaaaataatttgatttaaatCAGTGATTTATATAATAGAAATCAAGTGGTTAAAATCATGATTTAAATCATTTCACTCTGTCCAAATCTGTCCAGGCATAATGTCCTTTAATCTAGCTTGCCataacaaaaaattatctttactGAATATTTGTCTTGTCCAACAGTTAGTGGagtttgtatttatctttatataattttcgATTATTGATTTGTTTGCTAATAAATGCAGCCAACTGAACGAGACTTCCATGAAGAGCTGCTgagaatgagtgaagaaatttcTGTACCATCTGCTTCAGTTCCACAGCGCACTAGTTTGGGTGTAAGTCGCAGCAATGATAGCGGTATTGGAACTTCGTCATCACGCAGTTCCAGCAATTGGAGTCTGGAACAAGCAATGGACAATGCTCTGTATGGTGATTCGTCCATTCTGTGCTGCAGAGAACAAGCTAACAACAATTCATTGGTCAGAACCATATCAGCTGAGATTCCGACTACAACCAATACATTCAACCAGCTTTCAGGTGTAGCCTTGAACAGAGAAGTTGCATACGATGTCAGATGTAGAAATGGCACTTTAACGAGAAAGAATACTGGAGTAAAACTTTATAAGAGTAAATTAACAGGTGCACATGTGGACAAGAAATCCAAAATTTACCAGCAAGAAAATTTCTTCCATGAAGATACTCTTGGATCTGAAGAGAACTGTGATCCCAATCTCGGATCACAAGGAATGCAGAATTATTCAAACGGTTTGTACAGaccaacagaaaatatttatCTCAACGGAGCAGCCCGTACTCAGATTTTGTTTTCTGATTATCTTGATGGTAGTGCATGTGCACAGAACGTTCAGACACCATCTTGTGAGAGACCTGCGTTGTCTGAGTTGACATTTGATCAGTTGCAAACTGGGAACCCTGGAAGATTCAACAAGCAGACACCTTGTAGACCTATTAGAGGAACTGGAATTGACATGTTGGCGAGTTCGGCAACTATGCCATCTTATTCAGGCAAACCTTCGTGGATGGAAAAACAAGGATTGCATTTGGTAGGATTTGTACCAGTGAAACCTGACGAAAACTCAATACCATTCAATAACAGAATGAATGAGAATGGAGTATGGGAAAACGAGAAACAGAGTTTTGTTCTTGGAGAATATATGCCAAATGTTGATCGTGCTTTGTCTAACAATGTTGCAGCAAAATTACATGGATATTCCTGGATGGGGAAACAAAATGTTGCGATGGCACAGGAACAAGTGCCTATGTTAAACACAAGCTCTGGTGTTTTTGTACCGATAAACAGTATTGGGGGAAATAATTCTTCTTCATCATGGAATGCAAAGCGTGATATTACTTCAGACAGTTTTTCAACTGAAAACTTGGAATGTAAACACATGGAATTGCCTTTCTGGGCATCTGATAAACGAATGCTGGTAGATGGAAACATTGATGATGCTATTCAGAAGCATGACATTATTTTTAACAGAGCTCCGGGAAGCCCTATTTACTATGCTGGAAAATGCAATTCTGTAAACCAACCAAAACATATTATTTCTGATGCTTTTTCTTTTGGGAATTtgttttagaaagaaaaaaaaaaagtattctttGTGTGTTCAGCATTTGTACAATTTCTGTCTGCCCTCAAGTGAGTTCATGCTGTGTTCAAATGTAAgttaattactatttttctttatttttatgtttctactTTTTTTCTATACTCGTTTAGATTATTCATAAAAtactacataattaattaaacatttattacaaatCTCAAGAAGATTGGAAATATACTGAACATTGCATACATACTGCATCCAGCATGtgaatttattgttttcttatgTGAGAGAAGTTACTGAAAGTAGCCATCCTCTCGTTTTTCTTTGTGTGGTAGTCCGTCAGTGTGTAAACCTATTATATTTACagaaattctaaaatatttgaattattgtattttgtgAATTATAATATTGGCATTTTAGATAATGTCTTAGGCAGAAATATTGTATGGTTGGcaagaattatttttttcttttacagttATATCTTAAGTATTAGAGAATAATTTTCCTAATTGTAATTCTTAAAACAGTCTTCAACTTAAATGTTTTGTTAAAGAATACTAAAATA harbors:
- the LOC138701714 gene encoding uncharacterized protein isoform X1, encoding MASLCESVAEENSMASVCSSNDRTIDHAGLTKVTVSLLELMEKTGYRLEQINGQRRYGGPPPNWKGPPPPRGSEIFVGKIPRNCFEDELVPVFEKIGQIYELRLMMDFSGTTRGYAFVMYSSPEIADLAVKKLNGYEIREGRRIGVVKSVNNCRLFIGGLPIDKSEENIKCVLRRLTEGVMDLWLFKTGSKSRHANTGVQYAIVEYDSHRSAAMARRRLIPERVELWGREIIVDWATPHSRPKPTERDFHEELLRMSEEISVPSASVPQRTSLGVSRSNDSGIGTSSSRSSSNWSLEQAMDNALYGDSSILCCREQANNNSLVRTISAEIPTTTNTFNQLSGVALNREVAYDVRCRNGTLTRKNTGVKLYKSKLTGAHVDKKSKIYQQENFFHEDTLGSEENCDPNLGSQGMQNYSNGLYRPTENIYLNGAARTQILFSDYLDGSACAQNVQTPSCERPALSELTFDQLQTGNPGRFNKQTPCRPIRGTGIDMLASSATMPSYSGKPSWMEKQGLHLVGFVPVKPDENSIPFNNRMNENGVWENEKQSFVLGEYMPNVDRALSNNVAAKLHGYSWMGKQNVAMAQEQVPMLNTSSGVFVPINSIGGNNSSSSWNAKRDITSDSFSTENLECKHMELPFWASDKRMLVDGNIDDAIQKHDIIFNRAPGSPIYYAGKCNSVNQPKHIISDAFSFGNLF